One Arcobacter sp. FWKO B genomic window, TTTTGGCTGCTACATTGCTTACAGGGGTTATTCAGATAATCTTAGCTTATATTGGTGTAGCCAAGCTTATGAGCTTTGTGGCTAGGGCTGTTGTTGTTGGATTTGTGAATGCTCTAGCAATTCTTATTTTTATGGCACAGTTACCTGAACTCACTGATGTTACATGGCATGTATATGCTTTGACTGCTGTTGGGCTTGGTATTATATATCTTTTCCCTTATGTTCCAAAAATTGGTAAGCTTTTACCATCTCCTCTTGTTACAATAGTTGTTATTACGATTTTTGTAGTGCTTACTGGTTGGGATGTAAGAACAGTTGGCGATATGGGTGAGCTTCCTGATACTTTACCTATATTTTTGTGGCCAAATGTCCCTATGAATTTTGAGACTTTACAGATTATTTTCCCTTATGCTTTTGCGTTAGCAGTGGTTGGTTTGCTTGAATCATTTATGACTGCTACTATTGTAGATGAACTAACAGATACAAAAAGTGATAAAAACAGAGAAGCAAAAGGGCAAGGTATAGCAAATATTGCATCAGGATGTATTGGTGGTATGGCAGGATGTGCAATGATAGGACAATCTGTTATCAATATAAAATCAGGTGGAAGGGGAAGACTTTCTACTCTTGTAGCTGGAGTTTTTCTTCTTATTATGGTTGTATTTTTGAGTGATATAATCTCACTTATCCCTATGGCTGCACTTGTGGCTGTTATGATAATGGTATCTATTGGTACATTTGATTGGAGCAGTATCAAAAAGCTAAAAACTCTTCCAATATCTACAAATATAGTAATGCTTTCAACCGTAGCAGTAACTGTAGGAACTCACAACCTAGCCTTTGGTGTGGTTACTGGGGTACTTCTTGCATCACTATTTTTTGCAAATAAAATATCTCACTTTATGTATTGTGATATTTCATACGATGAAGCAACAAATACGAAAACATATAAGTTTATAGGGCAAGTATTTTTCAATAGTAGTGATAAATTTTATGATACTTTTGACTTTAAGGAAGTTTTAGATAAAGTAACTATTGACTTAACAAGAGCCCATTTTTGGGATATATCAGCGGTTTATGCTCTTGATAAAGCTGTTATCAAATTTAGAAGAGAAGGGACTCAGGTTGAACTTATCGGGCAAAACGAAGCAAGTAAAACTATAATAGATAGATTTGGTATCCATGATAAGCCTGAAGAGATAGAAAAAGTTATGGGAGGTCACTAGATATGGAGTCAAAAGAAAACTTTATATTAACATGTATTGATGGTAGTGTATTAGGTGAAGCAGTATGTGATTATGGTTGTTGGATAGCTAAATATACAGGTGCACCTTTAAAACTCTTAAATATTGTTGAGCATAATAATAAATGTGATAATCCAGATTTATCAGGAAGTATTGGGCTTGGGGCAAAAGATGATTTACTTGAAGATTTAGCGACTTGTGAAGAGAGCAGATCCAAGCTTCAAATACAAAAAAATAAAGAGGCTTTAAATGCTTCAAAACAAAGGGCTTTAGATAAAGGTATAGAAAATATTATAGTGTCTCAAAGACATGGAGAGTTTGATGAAACTTTAGCTGAAATTGAAGATGATATAAGAGTTCTTATCTTAGGAATAAGAGGTGAGAATGGTAAAAAAGTAGGTTCAACTGTACAAGATATAATAAGATCATTACGCAAACCTATTTTACTAGTAAATCAAGATTTTCTTGAACCAAAAAAAGTTTTATTGGCGTATGATGGTTCAAAGAGTGCACTAAAAGCGTTGCATATGATAGAAACGAGTCCAGTATTCAAAAATATTGAGTGCCATGTAGTAAATGTAAGTTCAAATTATGATTCATCATCTAAGATGCTAGAGTTTGCAAAAATGACTTTAGATAAGGTAAATATAAAAAATGAAGTTGTTACTTTAAATGGAGATCCATTGAGTGAACTTTTAAAGTATCAAGAAGAAAATAGCATTGATATGATAGCCATGGGAGCATTTAGTCACAACCGTATAAGAGATGCACTTTTTGGTAGTTTTACAGCTAAAATGCTTGAAAATACAAAAAAACCCTTATTACTTCTTAGATAATATCAAATCAACAAAGATTTAATCTTTGTTGATAACACTTACAATCACACCTCTAAAATCACCCAGTTTATAATCTACAGCTTTATCTTGTGGATACTTTTCGTTTATAACTTTTAGAATATCTTTATCAATAAAAGCGATATCCCCATGACACTTAAGACAAGCTGACTCTATAACTAGCGGTTTATATAA contains:
- a CDS encoding universal stress protein, whose product is MESKENFILTCIDGSVLGEAVCDYGCWIAKYTGAPLKLLNIVEHNNKCDNPDLSGSIGLGAKDDLLEDLATCEESRSKLQIQKNKEALNASKQRALDKGIENIIVSQRHGEFDETLAEIEDDIRVLILGIRGENGKKVGSTVQDIIRSLRKPILLVNQDFLEPKKVLLAYDGSKSALKALHMIETSPVFKNIECHVVNVSSNYDSSSKMLEFAKMTLDKVNIKNEVVTLNGDPLSELLKYQEENSIDMIAMGAFSHNRIRDALFGSFTAKMLENTKKPLLLLR
- a CDS encoding SulP family inorganic anion transporter — translated: MLLASSKKDWFGNIKGDVLSGLVVALALIPEAIAFSIIAGVDPKVGLYASFCIAVVIAFVGGRPGMISAATGAMALLMITLVKEHGLEYLLAATLLTGVIQIILAYIGVAKLMSFVARAVVVGFVNALAILIFMAQLPELTDVTWHVYALTAVGLGIIYLFPYVPKIGKLLPSPLVTIVVITIFVVLTGWDVRTVGDMGELPDTLPIFLWPNVPMNFETLQIIFPYAFALAVVGLLESFMTATIVDELTDTKSDKNREAKGQGIANIASGCIGGMAGCAMIGQSVINIKSGGRGRLSTLVAGVFLLIMVVFLSDIISLIPMAALVAVMIMVSIGTFDWSSIKKLKTLPISTNIVMLSTVAVTVGTHNLAFGVVTGVLLASLFFANKISHFMYCDISYDEATNTKTYKFIGQVFFNSSDKFYDTFDFKEVLDKVTIDLTRAHFWDISAVYALDKAVIKFRREGTQVELIGQNEASKTIIDRFGIHDKPEEIEKVMGGH